From Pseudomonas fluorescens:
GGAACTGGCGCGCGAGCAACCGGGTTTTCTCGGGGTGGAATCGGCCCGGGAGGATGGCCTGGGGATCACCGTGTCGTACTGGCGCAGCGAGGCCGACATCCTCGCCTGGAAGCAGCAGGCCGAGCACCGGGCAGTGCGTGAACAAGGACGCGCCACCTGGTACTCGGCGTTTCAGACAAGGGTGTGCAAGGTGGAACGGGCCTACGCATTCCAAGGCCAGTAACCTTCGTATCGCCTGGTTCTCTGAGGGGGCGGGCTTGTTGTGGCAATCGGGCCTGTTGTGGTGTGGAGGGCCTACTGTGGCGAGCGGGCTTGCCCCGCGTTGGGCTGCGCAGCAGCCCCAATTAAGAACGCTGCAGTGTGTCAGGCAGCTCCGGGGCTGTGTTTTGGGGCTGCTGTGCAGCCCAACGCGGGGCAAGCCCGCTCGCCACAACAAGCCCGCTTGCCACAACAAGCC
This genomic window contains:
- a CDS encoding antibiotic biosynthesis monooxygenase family protein encodes the protein MIANTPVPPYYAVIFSSLRTDGDHGYGEAAARMLELAREQPGFLGVESAREDGLGITVSYWRSEADILAWKQQAEHRAVREQGRATWYSAFQTRVCKVERAYAFQGQ